From Streptomyces yatensis, one genomic window encodes:
- a CDS encoding RsmB/NOP family class I SAM-dependent RNA methyltransferase, protein MTDQPRRSRPHAPNRPGKPYRRPQKDPVRILAFEALRAVDERDAYANLVLPPLLRKARESAEAGGPRFDARDAALATELVYGTLRHQGTYDAIIAECVDRPLREVDPPVLDVLNLGAHQLLGTRIPTHAAVSASVELARVVLGDGRAKFVNAVLRRIAAHDLDGWLERVAPPYDEDPEEHLGVRHSHPRWVVSALWDALGGGSSGIEELLAADNERPEVTLVARPGRSTAGELLDAVGEGSAVPGRWSPYAVKLTEGGEPGALEAVREGRAGVQDEGSQLVALALANAPLEGEDRRWLDGCAGPGGKAALLAALAAERGAALLAAEKQPHRARLVARALAGNPGPYQVIAADGTRPPWRPGAFDRVLVDVPCTGLGALRRRPEARWRRRPEDLDGFAPLQRGLLREALASARIGGVVGYATCSPHPAETRAVVEDVLKGRGGPAVAAEWIDARPLLPGVPELGDGPDIQLWPHRHGTDAMYLALLRRTG, encoded by the coding sequence GTGACCGACCAGCCCCGTCGTAGCCGTCCCCACGCCCCGAACCGGCCAGGCAAGCCGTACCGCCGCCCGCAGAAGGACCCCGTGCGGATCCTCGCCTTCGAGGCGCTGCGGGCGGTCGACGAACGGGACGCGTACGCCAACCTCGTTCTCCCGCCCCTGCTGCGCAAGGCGCGGGAGAGCGCGGAGGCGGGCGGGCCGCGGTTCGACGCCCGGGACGCGGCGCTCGCCACCGAGCTGGTCTACGGCACCCTGCGCCATCAGGGCACCTACGACGCGATCATCGCCGAATGCGTGGACCGCCCGCTGCGCGAGGTGGATCCGCCCGTGCTCGACGTGCTGAACCTCGGCGCCCATCAGCTGCTGGGGACCCGTATCCCCACCCACGCCGCCGTCTCGGCGAGCGTCGAGCTGGCCCGGGTGGTGCTCGGCGACGGGCGGGCCAAGTTCGTCAACGCGGTGCTGCGCAGGATCGCCGCCCATGACCTCGACGGCTGGCTGGAGCGGGTGGCCCCGCCCTACGACGAGGACCCCGAGGAGCATCTGGGCGTCCGCCACTCGCATCCGCGCTGGGTCGTCTCCGCCCTGTGGGACGCGCTCGGCGGCGGCAGCTCCGGGATCGAGGAGCTGCTGGCCGCGGACAACGAACGGCCCGAGGTCACCCTCGTCGCCCGGCCCGGCCGGTCCACGGCCGGGGAGCTGCTGGACGCGGTCGGCGAGGGGTCCGCGGTGCCGGGCCGCTGGTCCCCGTACGCGGTGAAGCTCACCGAGGGCGGCGAGCCCGGGGCGCTGGAGGCGGTGCGCGAGGGGCGGGCCGGGGTGCAGGACGAGGGCAGCCAGCTGGTGGCCCTCGCGCTGGCGAACGCGCCGCTGGAGGGGGAGGACCGGCGCTGGCTGGACGGCTGTGCGGGCCCCGGCGGCAAGGCCGCGCTGCTCGCCGCGCTCGCCGCGGAGCGCGGCGCCGCGCTGCTGGCCGCCGAGAAGCAGCCGCACCGGGCCCGGCTGGTGGCCAGGGCCCTGGCCGGCAACCCCGGCCCGTACCAGGTGATCGCCGCGGACGGCACCCGCCCGCCGTGGCGGCCGGGCGCCTTCGACCGGGTGCTGGTGGATGTGCCGTGCACCGGGCTCGGTGCGCTGCGCCGCCGCCCCGAGGCGCGCTGGCGGCGCCGCCCCGAGGACCTCGACGGCTTCGCCCCGCTGCAGCGCGGGCTGCTGCGGGAGGCCCTGGCCTCGGCGCGGATCGGCGGCGTGGTCGGCTATGCGACCTGCTCCCCGCATCCGGCCGAGACCAGGGCCGTGGTCGAGGACGTCCTCAAGGGGCGTGGCGGCCCGGCCGTCGCCGCGGAGTGGATCGACGCCCGTCCGCTGCTGCCCGGGGTGCCGGAGCTGGGCGACGGGCCGGACATCCAGCTGTGGCCGCACCGGCACGGTACGGACGCCATGTATCTGGCCCTGCTGCGCCGCACGGGCTGA
- a CDS encoding ABC transporter ATP-binding protein has product MDIEVTAWHSLYQASNASDDRRPFSRETLRRIGGFARPHRRQLQLFLVLSTVTAVLAVATPLLAGRVVDAIVHHSGQDTVLGLAGLIAAIAVAEAALGLLTRWLSANIGEGLILDLRTAVFDHVQRMPVAFFTRTRTGALVSRLNNDVIGAQRAFSDTLSGVVGNMVTLLLTLVVMIGISWQITLLTLVLLPLFLLPARRVGGRLAKLRREAAAHNAAMSTQMTERFSAPGATLVKLFGRPADESAEFAARTRRVRDIGVRTAMVQVSFVTALTLVSALALALVYGLGGWFALHGRLDPGAVVALALLLTRLYAPLTALAGARVEVMSALVSFERVFEVLDLEPLIKEKPDAREVPDGPVSVEFDRVDFGYPAADKVSLASLEEVATLDTRGGVQVLHQLSFRAEPGQMVALVGSSGAGKSTIAQLLPRLYDADGGAVRLSGVDVRDLTADSIRATLGMVTQDGHLFHDSIRANLLLARPEATDEELWEVLRRARLEGLIASLPDGLETVVGERGYRLSGGERQRLTIARLLLARPRVVILDEATAHLDSTSEADVQEALGEALEGRTAVVIAHRLSTVRAADLILVVEDGRIVERGTHTALLAAGGRYEELYRTQFEQPDATGDGCAADGASATGMAAEVAAVDGVALDGGPTAAGAPAT; this is encoded by the coding sequence ATGGACATCGAAGTGACCGCCTGGCATTCCCTGTATCAGGCGTCCAATGCCAGCGACGACCGGCGGCCCTTCTCCCGCGAGACACTGCGCCGCATCGGCGGCTTTGCCCGTCCGCACCGCCGTCAGCTGCAGCTTTTCCTGGTACTGAGCACGGTCACGGCCGTGCTCGCGGTGGCGACACCGCTGCTGGCCGGCCGGGTGGTGGACGCGATCGTCCACCATTCGGGACAGGACACGGTGCTCGGGCTGGCCGGGCTCATCGCCGCGATCGCCGTGGCGGAGGCGGCTCTCGGGCTGCTGACCCGCTGGCTGTCGGCGAACATCGGCGAGGGGCTGATCCTCGATCTGCGCACCGCCGTCTTCGACCACGTCCAGCGGATGCCGGTGGCGTTCTTCACCCGGACCCGCACCGGTGCGCTGGTCAGCCGGCTCAACAACGACGTCATCGGCGCACAGCGGGCGTTCAGCGACACCCTCTCCGGGGTGGTCGGCAATATGGTCACGCTGCTGCTCACCCTGGTCGTCATGATCGGGATCTCATGGCAGATCACCCTGCTGACGCTGGTGCTCCTGCCGCTCTTCCTGCTGCCCGCGCGCCGGGTGGGCGGACGGCTGGCCAAGCTGCGCCGCGAGGCGGCCGCGCACAACGCCGCGATGAGCACCCAGATGACCGAGCGCTTCTCCGCGCCCGGGGCCACTCTCGTCAAGCTCTTCGGCCGGCCCGCCGACGAGTCGGCCGAGTTCGCCGCGCGGACCCGGCGGGTGCGGGACATCGGGGTGCGGACCGCGATGGTCCAGGTCTCCTTCGTGACCGCGCTGACCCTCGTCTCCGCCCTGGCCCTCGCCCTGGTCTACGGCCTCGGCGGCTGGTTCGCGCTGCACGGGCGGCTCGACCCCGGCGCCGTCGTCGCGCTCGCGCTGCTCCTCACCCGGCTGTACGCGCCGCTGACCGCGCTGGCCGGGGCGCGGGTCGAGGTGATGAGCGCCCTCGTCAGCTTCGAGCGGGTCTTCGAGGTGCTCGACCTCGAGCCGCTGATCAAGGAGAAGCCGGACGCCCGGGAGGTCCCCGACGGGCCCGTGTCCGTCGAGTTCGACCGCGTCGACTTCGGCTACCCGGCCGCGGACAAGGTCTCCCTCGCCTCCCTGGAGGAGGTCGCCACCCTGGACACCCGCGGTGGCGTCCAGGTCCTGCACCAGCTGTCCTTCCGGGCCGAACCGGGCCAGATGGTCGCGCTGGTGGGCTCCTCCGGCGCCGGGAAGTCGACCATCGCGCAGCTCCTGCCCAGGCTCTACGACGCCGACGGCGGCGCCGTACGGCTCTCCGGGGTGGACGTCCGCGATCTGACCGCCGATTCGATCCGCGCCACCCTCGGCATGGTCACGCAGGACGGCCATCTCTTCCATGACTCGATCCGCGCCAATCTGCTGCTGGCCCGGCCGGAGGCCACTGACGAGGAGCTGTGGGAGGTGCTGCGCCGGGCCCGGCTGGAGGGGCTGATCGCGTCCCTGCCCGACGGCCTTGAGACCGTCGTGGGCGAGCGCGGCTACCGGCTCTCCGGCGGTGAGCGCCAACGGCTGACCATCGCCCGGCTGCTGCTGGCCCGGCCCCGGGTGGTGATCCTCGACGAGGCCACCGCGCATCTGGACTCCACCTCGGAGGCGGATGTGCAGGAGGCGCTCGGCGAGGCGCTGGAGGGGCGCACCGCGGTGGTGATCGCCCACCGGCTGTCCACGGTCCGGGCGGCGGATCTCATTCTCGTCGTCGAGGACGGCCGGATCGTGGAGCGCGGTACGCACACCGCGCTGCTGGCCGCCGGAGGCCGCTACGAGGAGCTGTACCGCACCCAGTTCGAGCAGCCGGACGCGACGGGCGACGGATGCGCCGCGGACGGAGCGAGCGCAACCGGCATGGCCGCGGAGGTGGCGGCCGTGGACGGAGTGGCCCTGGACGGCGGCCCCACGGCCGCCGGGGCCCCGGCGACGTAG
- the fmt gene encoding methionyl-tRNA formyltransferase has translation MRLVFAGTPEVALPALDTLIASEKHEVVAVVTRPDAPAGRGRRMVASPVAERAEEAGIEVLKPAKPRDPEFLARLGEIAPDCCPVVAYGALLPKAALEIPAHGWVNLHFSLLPAWRGAAPVQHSVLAGDEMTGASTFQIEEGLDSGPVFGVVTEEVRATDTSGDLLTRLAFAGAGLLEATMDGIENGTLLPVPQPAEGISLAPKITVEDAEIDWTAPALRVDRLVRACTPAPGAWTTFREERLKVVSARPVADRTDLEPGRLAATKKAVYVGTGSHAVELTWVRPQGKKPMLAADWARGVRIAEGERLGG, from the coding sequence ATGAGGCTCGTCTTCGCCGGTACCCCCGAGGTCGCCCTGCCCGCTCTGGACACGCTGATCGCGTCGGAGAAGCACGAGGTGGTGGCCGTGGTGACGCGTCCCGACGCGCCCGCCGGGCGCGGTCGCAGGATGGTCGCCAGCCCGGTCGCCGAGCGGGCCGAGGAGGCGGGTATCGAGGTGCTCAAGCCCGCCAAGCCGCGCGATCCGGAGTTTCTCGCCCGGCTCGGCGAGATCGCCCCCGACTGCTGCCCGGTGGTGGCCTACGGCGCGCTGCTGCCCAAGGCCGCGCTGGAAATCCCCGCGCACGGCTGGGTCAATCTGCACTTCTCGCTGCTCCCCGCGTGGCGGGGCGCGGCTCCCGTGCAGCACTCCGTGCTCGCGGGCGACGAGATGACCGGCGCCTCGACCTTCCAGATCGAGGAAGGGCTGGACTCCGGGCCGGTGTTCGGGGTGGTGACGGAGGAGGTGCGGGCCACCGACACCAGCGGCGATCTGCTGACCCGGCTCGCGTTCGCCGGTGCGGGGCTGCTCGAGGCGACGATGGACGGCATCGAGAACGGCACCCTGCTCCCGGTGCCGCAGCCGGCCGAGGGCATCTCGCTCGCCCCGAAGATCACCGTCGAGGACGCGGAGATCGACTGGACGGCGCCCGCGCTGCGCGTCGACCGGCTGGTGCGGGCGTGCACCCCCGCCCCGGGTGCGTGGACCACGTTCCGCGAGGAGCGGCTGAAGGTCGTCTCGGCGCGGCCGGTGGCGGACCGTACGGATCTGGAGCCCGGCCGGCTGGCCGCGACCAAGAAGGCCGTGTACGTGGGCACCGGCAGCCATGCCGTCGAGCTGACCTGGGTGCGGCCGCAGGGCAAGAAGCCGATGCTCGCGGCGGATTGGGCGCGCGGGGTGCGGATCGCGGAGGGCGAGCGGCTGGGAGGCTGA